Proteins encoded by one window of Blautia argi:
- a CDS encoding 4Fe-4S binding protein, with translation MKKLKVTKGAKCMACLECVRACSESFYKEFDPDKSCIQIIEKKGDAKPMVCVQCGKCAKACPEGAITQNAKGVYMINKKKCTGCGKCVEACPFGVMVKAEESPVSSKCIACGICAKACPADVLEIVED, from the coding sequence ATGAAGAAACTGAAAGTTACAAAAGGTGCAAAATGTATGGCATGTCTGGAGTGTGTAAGAGCATGTTCTGAAAGCTTTTATAAAGAATTTGACCCGGACAAGTCCTGTATTCAGATTATTGAGAAAAAAGGCGATGCGAAGCCTATGGTATGTGTACAGTGCGGTAAATGTGCAAAAGCCTGTCCGGAAGGGGCAATTACACAGAATGCAAAGGGCGTATACATGATAAATAAGAAAAAATGTACAGGCTGCGGCAAATGTGTAGAGGCATGTCCGTTTGGCGTTATGGTAAAAGCAGAAGAATCACCGGTAAGCAGCAAATGTATTGCATGTGGTATTTGTGCAAAAGCCTGTCCGGCAGATGTTTTGGAAATAGTAGAAGATTAA